The region GGGACAACAGGCCATAGATGAACAGGCAATTTGCAGTGCCGTGGTCATGCAACAACGGATCGCTGACTTGATCTTAGCGCAACCGGCACCATTGCACTCCCCAAAATTACAAAATGCTACGGTACAGCTGGTCACAACGCCAGACACACACTCGCAACAGGCGACCCTGTGCAAGCAGCTTACCCAGCCGGGACCGACCTCTATGCGGTTATGTCCAGCAAGTTACGACGTTCAGGCTGGCCGAGAACTTCTTGCTTAAATCACTGATTTTATTAGTTTGATAGAATATTTTAGGTAGCTTAAGACGAATTTATAAACCCTGTGTGGCAGCACACGTTATAACCGGTGTAATCTAATCACAACCGGAAATCATCACTATGAATTTGTCTTGTAAGTTTTCTACTTTACTGCTTGGGACTGCCCTGCTAAGCGCCCCGCCTCTGGCTGCTCAGTCCCAAAGCCCAGTCTCTGCGGCATCAGTGACCCAAATGGAAAAAGCAAAAAATAAATTGCGGGCGCTGACGGGGGCAGACATTGACTTTAAACTGCACCCCTACTCGGACGATTTCTATCGCCTCACCCTGGGCAATGAACACTTGCTGCTATCAAAAGATGGTAATTACCTGTTCAGTGGTCGTGTCATTGATGTGCGTAACCGGGTGGATCATATTGCCAAAATACAGCAAATCGCCAACCAGCAGAACATGGCTAACATCCCTTATGAGCAACTACTTACTTACCCGGCAAACAACGAGCAATACAGTATTACTGTGTTTACCGATATCGACTGTCCTTATTGTCGTAAGTTCCATAAAGAGTTGCCTGCATTGAATCAGCTGGGCGTCACCGTCCATTACGTTATGATCCCCAGAGGTCGCGCAGGCAGTCCAGCCTACGAGAAAACAGCAGCAACGCTTTGTGCTAAAAGGCCTAACGAGGCAATGGACGCAGCCATGCGCAGCACGCCAACCCCAACTCAAAACGCAGCGTGCAAACACTCACTGGATACCCAGGTCGCACTGGCCAGGCAATTTGGCTTTCAGTCCACGCCAACCATTTTGCTACCAAATGGGGAAGCTTTACCTGGCTACGTACCGGCCAAAGAGCTCGTCGCCCGACTGGAAAAGTTATAGCTATTGAGAGCACGGGATAAATCGGGTTAGTATATCAGCATAATTTGCCCGCCCTGTGTGCGCGTTTGCTTTGAGGAAACAATGCTGAATATCTGTATTACCCGCCGCGTATTAGGCTTTTCCCACCCGCTTGCATGGCTTCAAAAAGGCACGCTGATAATACTACTCATCATGTCTGTCGTGCCGATAGTTTACGCTGAAAACAGCACAGCAGCCCCACCATCAGAAGCTGTTCAAACAGCACGCCAGCAATTGGCACATGCGCAAACGCTTAACCAGCAAGAAGCCATAGACGCCTATCTCTCATTGCTTGACATGCCTGTACACGATGCACCCGATATACACTTTCAGGCCCTTGAATCCTTGTTTTTTTTGTACATACGTCAAGGGGATTATGAGGCGGCTAAAGCTACAGCAAATCAGCTCTCCACTCGCTCAATACAACTTG is a window of Pseudoalteromonas sp. R3 DNA encoding:
- a CDS encoding DsbC family protein; translated protein: MNLSCKFSTLLLGTALLSAPPLAAQSQSPVSAASVTQMEKAKNKLRALTGADIDFKLHPYSDDFYRLTLGNEHLLLSKDGNYLFSGRVIDVRNRVDHIAKIQQIANQQNMANIPYEQLLTYPANNEQYSITVFTDIDCPYCRKFHKELPALNQLGVTVHYVMIPRGRAGSPAYEKTAATLCAKRPNEAMDAAMRSTPTPTQNAACKHSLDTQVALARQFGFQSTPTILLPNGEALPGYVPAKELVARLEKL